The Amphiprion ocellaris isolate individual 3 ecotype Okinawa chromosome 6, ASM2253959v1, whole genome shotgun sequence genome contains a region encoding:
- the si:ch73-29c22.1 gene encoding kelch-like protein 20 isoform X1 yields the protein MGVYNEQGAALEEPERRHMLIKDTKERSPRRRHRMSTLPSDRRCLGRLPPKDVFDDMMFVVGGWTKDDPSCLVEQFCPEYNEWRTSARMVNKRGKVAVGTLDGLIYTVGGEDSIRCYSSVERYNPDADSWSTDVAPLSSPRSGVCLVAMDQYLYAIGGHDGITAINTVERYDPKMNTWTKQAAMLTRRTKAMAAVLDGYLYVIGGSDGDMALNSVERYNPVDGTWSICAHMLSPRENAGCTVYLGHIYVAGGKDELNLELCAAERFNPETMRWTPVKRMRSKRDNMSLVVFNGALLAVGGSDGTTNLKTIEAYSHETNMWRHFGSMKSKHPGGRVAVLC from the exons ATGGGAGTGTACAATGAGCAAGG GGCGGCCCTGGAGGAACCAGAGCGCCGCCACATGCTGATCAAAGACACCAAAGAAAGATCGCCTCGCCGTCGCCACCGCATGTCCACCCTCCCCTCCGACCGCAGATGCCTCGGCAGGCTCCCTCCTAAAGACGTCTTCGATGACATGATGTTTGTGG TCGGGGGATGGACCAAGGATGACCCGTCCTGTTTGGTAGAGCAGTTCTGTCCCGAGTATAACGAGTGGAGAACATCTGCACGAATGGTCAATAAGCGAGGCAAGGTGGCCGTGGGCACCCTGGACGGTTTGATCTACACCGTGGGTGGAGAAGACAGCATCCGATGCTACAGCAGCGTGGAGAG GTACAACCCAGACGCAGACAGCTGGAGCACCGATGTAGCACCCTTGAGCAGCCCCCGCAGCGGAGTGTGTCTGGTGGCCATGGATCAATACCTGTACGCCATTGGAGGACACGACGGCATCACCGCCATAAACACTGTGGAGAG GTACGATCCAAAAATGAACACTTGGACTAAGCAGGCGGCGATGCTGACCAGAAGAACCAAAGCTATGGCCGCTGTGCTGGACGGATACTTGTATGTGATCGGAGGGAGTGATGGAGATATGGCTCTGAACTCAG TGGAGCGGTACAACCCTGTAGACGGTACCTGGTCGATATGCGCCCACATGCTGAGTCCCAGGGAGAACGCTGGCTGCACCGTTTACCTGGGACACATCTACGTGGCCGGGGGCAAAGACGAGCTCAACCTGGAGCTCTGCGCTGCTGAGAGGTTCAACCCCGAGACGATGAGGTGGACGCCGGTGAAACGTATGAGGAGCAAGAGGGACAAC ATGTCTCTTGTAGTCTTCAACGGAGCGCTGCTGGCTGTAGGAGGATCTGATGGCACCACCAATCTGAAAACAATAGAAGCTTACAGCCATGAAACCAACATGTGGAG ACACTTTGGAAGCATGAAGAGTAAGCATCCAGGAGGGAGAGTGGCTGTGCTGTGCTGA
- the si:ch73-29c22.1 gene encoding kelch-like protein 20 isoform X2, with translation MLIKDTKERSPRRRHRMSTLPSDRRCLGRLPPKDVFDDMMFVVGGWTKDDPSCLVEQFCPEYNEWRTSARMVNKRGKVAVGTLDGLIYTVGGEDSIRCYSSVERYNPDADSWSTDVAPLSSPRSGVCLVAMDQYLYAIGGHDGITAINTVERYDPKMNTWTKQAAMLTRRTKAMAAVLDGYLYVIGGSDGDMALNSVERYNPVDGTWSICAHMLSPRENAGCTVYLGHIYVAGGKDELNLELCAAERFNPETMRWTPVKRMRSKRDNMSLVVFNGALLAVGGSDGTTNLKTIEAYSHETNMWRHFGSMKSKHPGGRVAVLC, from the exons ATGCTGATCAAAGACACCAAAGAAAGATCGCCTCGCCGTCGCCACCGCATGTCCACCCTCCCCTCCGACCGCAGATGCCTCGGCAGGCTCCCTCCTAAAGACGTCTTCGATGACATGATGTTTGTGG TCGGGGGATGGACCAAGGATGACCCGTCCTGTTTGGTAGAGCAGTTCTGTCCCGAGTATAACGAGTGGAGAACATCTGCACGAATGGTCAATAAGCGAGGCAAGGTGGCCGTGGGCACCCTGGACGGTTTGATCTACACCGTGGGTGGAGAAGACAGCATCCGATGCTACAGCAGCGTGGAGAG GTACAACCCAGACGCAGACAGCTGGAGCACCGATGTAGCACCCTTGAGCAGCCCCCGCAGCGGAGTGTGTCTGGTGGCCATGGATCAATACCTGTACGCCATTGGAGGACACGACGGCATCACCGCCATAAACACTGTGGAGAG GTACGATCCAAAAATGAACACTTGGACTAAGCAGGCGGCGATGCTGACCAGAAGAACCAAAGCTATGGCCGCTGTGCTGGACGGATACTTGTATGTGATCGGAGGGAGTGATGGAGATATGGCTCTGAACTCAG TGGAGCGGTACAACCCTGTAGACGGTACCTGGTCGATATGCGCCCACATGCTGAGTCCCAGGGAGAACGCTGGCTGCACCGTTTACCTGGGACACATCTACGTGGCCGGGGGCAAAGACGAGCTCAACCTGGAGCTCTGCGCTGCTGAGAGGTTCAACCCCGAGACGATGAGGTGGACGCCGGTGAAACGTATGAGGAGCAAGAGGGACAAC ATGTCTCTTGTAGTCTTCAACGGAGCGCTGCTGGCTGTAGGAGGATCTGATGGCACCACCAATCTGAAAACAATAGAAGCTTACAGCCATGAAACCAACATGTGGAG ACACTTTGGAAGCATGAAGAGTAAGCATCCAGGAGGGAGAGTGGCTGTGCTGTGCTGA